The following proteins are co-located in the Holosporales bacterium genome:
- a CDS encoding sodium:proton antiporter gives MVYSAYWTVPFVGTLLSVAALPVLAPAFWHKNSGKVFLFWSLLICAALGMSHSLPEFTTIVSDTMLSKFLPFIILIAALYIITGGIYFTVFSKVTATVNVVIVGIGALSASWIGTTGAAMVMIRPLLRLNAERKYNTHLVIFFIFLVANIGGGVTPIGDPPLFVGFLSGVDFFWSLRHLSSAVYPVIFGMLGALYLVDSYLLKKEGCQFEHAGKTQIAVKGKRNILLLVVAVSSVMLSGVINIGAVEIFGITLPIASLIRDLILLILSAVSLATTPKDIRRHNDFSFGPLKEVAELFVAIFLTLIPVEHILHMGADGPFGPLFAWLSQGGELSASKCFWLTGALSSVLDNAPTYLTFFHLAGGDPNYFMNAGAHVLKAVSLGSVFFGALTYIGNAPNFMIKSIAQSYGYEMPSFFGYIKWSCAILLPIFALVSVMIFQ, from the coding sequence ATGGTATACTCAGCTTATTGGACGGTTCCGTTTGTTGGGACGTTGTTGTCAGTTGCGGCACTTCCTGTCTTAGCGCCAGCCTTTTGGCATAAAAACTCTGGCAAAGTGTTCCTGTTTTGGAGTTTGCTGATTTGTGCCGCGTTGGGCATGAGCCACAGCTTGCCTGAGTTCACCACAATCGTAAGCGATACCATGTTGTCCAAGTTTTTGCCGTTCATCATACTTATTGCCGCGCTTTATATAATCACAGGCGGGATATATTTCACTGTATTCAGCAAAGTTACCGCAACAGTTAATGTTGTGATAGTAGGTATTGGGGCCTTGAGCGCAAGCTGGATAGGCACAACTGGCGCAGCAATGGTCATGATTCGTCCGCTCCTCAGGCTAAATGCAGAAAGGAAATATAATACCCACCTAGTCATATTTTTCATATTCCTAGTTGCCAATATCGGCGGTGGAGTTACCCCAATTGGTGATCCGCCCTTGTTTGTTGGGTTTTTAAGCGGAGTAGATTTTTTTTGGTCGCTAAGGCACCTGTCCAGCGCTGTATATCCGGTAATATTCGGAATGCTAGGCGCGCTGTATTTAGTGGACTCATATCTGCTGAAAAAGGAGGGCTGCCAGTTTGAGCATGCTGGTAAAACTCAAATCGCGGTTAAAGGCAAGCGCAATATATTGCTGCTGGTGGTCGCGGTTTCATCCGTTATGCTTAGCGGCGTAATAAATATAGGGGCAGTAGAAATATTTGGCATTACGCTGCCAATTGCCTCCTTGATAAGGGATTTAATTTTGTTGATATTGTCCGCGGTTTCGCTTGCAACTACTCCAAAGGATATCCGCCGTCACAATGACTTCTCGTTTGGGCCATTAAAGGAAGTGGCAGAGCTGTTTGTTGCAATATTTTTAACCCTAATTCCGGTTGAGCATATCCTTCATATGGGCGCAGATGGGCCATTTGGGCCACTATTCGCATGGCTGTCCCAAGGCGGTGAGCTCTCGGCGTCAAAATGCTTTTGGTTAACCGGTGCTTTGTCGTCTGTACTTGATAATGCGCCGACTTACTTGACGTTTTTCCATCTGGCGGGCGGTGATCCAAATTACTTTATGAACGCAGGGGCGCACGTACTGAAGGCCGTTTCTTTAGGGTCGGTGTTTTTTGGGGCTTTAACCTACATAGGTAACGCCCCTAATTTCATGATTAAATCTATCGCACAGAGCTATGGGTATGAAATGCCATCGTTTTTCGGCTATATAAAGTGGTCATGCGCAATACTGCTGCCCATATTTGCTTTAGTATCAGTGATGATTTTTCAGTAA